One part of the Thermodesulfovibrio sp. 3462-1 genome encodes these proteins:
- a CDS encoding MoxR family ATPase, producing the protein MIGKIKNQKILQVVENLQSCLQGKEKAIILSLIAIFSKGHLLIEDFPGLGKTSLAIALSKALNLSFGRIQCTNDLLPTDITGLSIYSKNTSDFEFKPGPIFNNIVLVDEINRATPKTQSALLEAMAEEQVTVDGKTFKLPKPFFVIATQNPIEIYGTFPLPESQLDRFMMKISIGYPDRESEKQILKEGSSRENLYKLSPAIEKEEIIKIQNEIKQIYISEKIINWIIDFAHATRQDSRILLGISTRAALAITVTAKAYAYFSGRDYVIPEDVKEMIPFVVPHRVILREEETSKQEVISSILQNISTPP; encoded by the coding sequence ATGATTGGAAAAATAAAGAATCAAAAAATTCTTCAGGTTGTTGAAAATCTTCAAAGTTGCCTTCAGGGTAAAGAAAAGGCGATCATTCTTTCTTTAATTGCCATATTTTCAAAAGGGCATCTTCTTATAGAGGATTTTCCAGGACTTGGTAAAACCTCTTTGGCTATCGCTCTGTCAAAAGCTTTAAATTTAAGCTTTGGCAGAATTCAATGCACAAATGATCTTCTTCCAACAGACATTACAGGGCTTTCAATTTACAGTAAGAATACTTCTGATTTTGAGTTCAAACCCGGTCCAATTTTTAATAACATTGTTTTGGTAGACGAAATAAACAGGGCAACACCAAAAACTCAGTCTGCTCTTCTTGAAGCAATGGCAGAAGAACAGGTTACAGTTGATGGAAAAACCTTTAAACTTCCAAAGCCATTTTTTGTAATCGCAACCCAGAATCCAATTGAAATTTATGGAACATTTCCTCTGCCTGAAAGCCAGCTTGACAGATTTATGATGAAAATAAGCATTGGTTATCCAGACAGGGAATCAGAAAAGCAAATTCTTAAAGAAGGAAGTTCAAGAGAAAATTTATATAAACTTAGTCCTGCCATTGAAAAAGAAGAAATAATAAAAATTCAGAATGAAATAAAGCAGATTTATATCTCTGAAAAAATCATTAACTGGATTATTGATTTTGCTCACGCTACAAGACAGGATAGCCGAATTCTTTTAGGCATTTCTACAAGAGCTGCTCTGGCAATTACTGTTACTGCAAAAGCCTATGCATATTTTAGTGGAAGAGACTATGTAATTCCCGAAGATGTAAAAGAAATGATTCCCTTTGTGGTGCCTCATCGCGTTATACTTAGAGAAGAGGAAACATCAAAACAAGAGGTGATATCATCAATCTTGCAAAATATTTCAACTCCACCGTAA
- a CDS encoding manganese-dependent inorganic pyrophosphatase, with amino-acid sequence MSDIYVIGHKAPDTDTVCSAIVYAGIKGYKPATAGPINEETEFALKQFGVAAPEILENASGKTLVLVDHNEPGQRVDGAEKILAIIDHHKMNFNYPDPIFIHVEPVGSTATVIAKMFPNEVKANKTYAGLLLSAILSDTVIFKSPTTTEEDKKIAQELAQVAGVSDITKFGVDLKKAKASIKGKPVADVVHVDFKDYDFKGKKVGIGQTEVVDIEEVYERKDEFVKYLNELKNSKGYDMVIFMATDIIKEGTELYYVGNSAIIEKAFNVKVSGPSVWLPGVMSRKKQVAPPVEKVYLEG; translated from the coding sequence ATGAGTGATATTTATGTCATCGGCCATAAGGCACCAGACACAGACACAGTGTGTTCAGCGATTGTTTATGCAGGGATTAAAGGTTACAAGCCAGCAACAGCAGGACCAATTAATGAAGAAACAGAGTTTGCATTAAAACAATTTGGAGTTGCTGCACCTGAAATTTTAGAAAATGCCTCTGGTAAAACACTTGTATTAGTGGATCATAATGAGCCTGGTCAGAGGGTTGATGGAGCAGAAAAAATACTTGCAATCATTGACCATCACAAGATGAATTTTAATTATCCTGATCCAATCTTTATTCATGTTGAGCCTGTTGGAAGCACAGCAACAGTTATTGCAAAAATGTTTCCCAATGAAGTAAAAGCAAACAAAACATATGCTGGATTGCTTCTAAGTGCAATTCTCTCTGATACAGTTATCTTCAAATCTCCAACAACTACTGAAGAAGACAAAAAAATAGCTCAGGAGCTTGCCCAAGTAGCAGGAGTTTCAGACATTACAAAATTTGGAGTTGATCTCAAAAAGGCAAAGGCAAGCATTAAAGGGAAACCAGTTGCTGATGTTGTTCATGTTGACTTCAAAGATTATGACTTTAAGGGTAAAAAAGTTGGCATTGGTCAGACAGAAGTTGTTGATATTGAAGAAGTTTATGAGCGCAAGGATGAATTTGTTAAGTATCTTAATGAGCTTAAAAACAGCAAAGGCTATGACATGGTAATATTTATGGCAACTGACATTATAAAAGAAGGAACAGAACTTTATTATGTTGGCAATTCTGCAATAATTGAAAAAGCCTTTAATGTTAAAGTAAGCGGTCCTTCTGTATGGCTCCCCGGTGTAATGTCCCGTAAAAAACAGGTAGCACCACCTGTTGAAAAGGTTTATCTGGAAGGTTAA
- the folK gene encoding 2-amino-4-hydroxy-6-hydroxymethyldihydropteridine diphosphokinase has protein sequence MHRVFLSIGSNIGEKEKNCLQAIAILEQSGLIINKKSSIYITKPWGFKNQPDFANMAVEAFTDFDPRELLQLIKKIEKQMGRKSTIKYGPRIIDIDIIFYDNLIYESENLNIPHPLMHKRYFVLKPLVEIAPDFVHPVLGLTIKELFDNL, from the coding sequence ATGCATAGAGTTTTTCTTTCTATAGGCTCAAATATCGGTGAAAAGGAAAAAAACTGTCTTCAGGCTATTGCCATTCTTGAACAGTCAGGGTTGATTATTAATAAAAAATCTTCCATTTATATTACAAAACCTTGGGGATTTAAAAATCAGCCAGATTTTGCAAACATGGCTGTTGAAGCATTTACTGATTTTGATCCTCGGGAACTTCTTCAATTAATTAAAAAAATTGAAAAACAAATGGGACGTAAGAGCACAATAAAATATGGTCCAAGAATCATAGACATAGACATCATTTTTTACGATAATCTTATCTATGAAAGTGAAAACCTGAATATTCCTCATCCATTGATGCATAAAAGATACTTTGTCTTAAAACCACTGGTAGAAATAGCTCCGGATTTTGTTCATCCTGTTTTGGGTTTAACAATAAAAGAGCTGTTTGACAATCTTTAA
- a CDS encoding OsmC family protein — MLKAKVKWAGGLQFVGQSGTGHAIVMDGSPDYGGENTGMRPMELLLVGLGGCSGMDIASILAKKKQDVRDIEINIQGKQAEEYPKRFTEIEIEFIIKGKNLSEEAVKRAVQLSMEKYCSVKATLEHSAKIIHSYKIVNVD; from the coding sequence ATGCTTAAGGCAAAGGTAAAATGGGCAGGGGGATTACAGTTTGTAGGACAATCTGGCACAGGTCATGCTATTGTTATGGATGGAAGTCCAGATTATGGTGGTGAAAATACAGGGATGCGTCCAATGGAGCTATTGCTTGTTGGATTGGGAGGATGCAGTGGCATGGATATTGCTTCAATTCTTGCAAAGAAAAAGCAGGATGTAAGAGATATAGAGATAAATATTCAAGGGAAGCAGGCTGAAGAATATCCAAAAAGATTTACTGAAATAGAAATTGAATTTATCATTAAAGGGAAAAATCTTTCAGAAGAGGCTGTAAAAAGAGCTGTTCAACTGAGCATGGAAAAATACTGCTCTGTTAAGGCAACTTTAGAGCATTCGGCAAAGATAATTCATTCATACAAAATTGTTAATGTAGATTAA
- the hypD gene encoding hydrogenase formation protein HypD — protein sequence MKEFIETIEKLSKKIQRQINLMEVCGTHTVSIFRHGIRSLIPSNIKLLSGPGCPVCVTPIQDIDRMLYIAKQPNVILTTFGDMMRVPGSDGSLYKAKAEGADVRMVYSPLDALKIAQENKDKKIVFFAVGFETTSPLIAATVAVAEDKKIDNFYIYSVHKLVPPALEVLVNTKELKLDGFILPGHVSTIIGSKPYEFIVSKYKKACVITGFDADDILQAITMLLKQILEDDPRIEIQYKDAVKPEGNPKAIEFINMYFEPFDSNWRGIGVIPKSGLKLKKEYSHRDAEKVFDIPPINSKEPKGCQCGAVLRGVKLPPECPLFGKICTPQNPVGACMVSSEGSCAAYYKYGGN from the coding sequence TTGAAAGAATTTATTGAAACAATTGAAAAACTATCAAAAAAAATCCAAAGACAGATAAATCTAATGGAAGTCTGTGGAACTCATACAGTATCAATATTCAGACATGGCATAAGAAGTTTGATCCCTTCAAATATAAAACTGCTGAGTGGTCCTGGATGTCCTGTTTGCGTAACTCCAATACAAGACATTGACAGAATGCTTTACATCGCAAAACAGCCCAATGTGATTCTTACAACCTTTGGAGATATGATGAGGGTGCCGGGAAGCGATGGCTCTCTTTATAAAGCAAAAGCTGAAGGAGCTGATGTTCGAATGGTTTACTCCCCATTGGATGCATTAAAAATTGCTCAGGAAAATAAAGATAAAAAAATAGTATTTTTTGCAGTAGGATTTGAAACAACCTCACCTCTTATAGCAGCTACAGTTGCCGTTGCAGAAGACAAAAAAATTGACAATTTTTACATTTATTCAGTTCATAAATTAGTTCCACCAGCACTTGAAGTTCTGGTAAATACAAAGGAACTCAAACTTGATGGGTTTATTCTCCCGGGTCATGTAAGCACAATAATTGGGAGTAAACCATATGAATTTATTGTATCAAAATACAAAAAAGCTTGCGTAATCACAGGATTTGATGCCGATGATATTTTGCAGGCAATAACTATGTTACTGAAACAAATTTTAGAAGATGACCCAAGAATAGAGATACAGTATAAAGATGCTGTAAAACCGGAAGGTAATCCAAAGGCAATTGAATTTATAAACATGTATTTTGAACCATTTGATAGCAACTGGCGAGGCATTGGAGTAATTCCTAAGAGTGGTCTTAAACTTAAGAAAGAGTATTCACATAGAGATGCTGAAAAAGTTTTTGATATTCCTCCAATCAACTCAAAGGAACCAAAAGGATGTCAATGTGGAGCTGTCCTGAGAGGAGTTAAACTCCCACCTGAATGTCCTTTATTTGGAAAAATCTGCACTCCTCAGAATCCTGTTGGAGCATGCATGGTCAGCTCAGAAGGAAGCTGTGCAGCCTATTATAAATATGGAGGAAATTAA
- a CDS encoding Sfum_1244 family protein — protein MLNPDFLKTVSFNCDVSDANYWGYFSICTLLLRLRELFKIERGLEPWDRISNDEILPWIERKEAVWKKLENASLIPVQINGKFYSPFDIEEINSIIVNNGFVYGAGFALFMKPSFFIGLIHRFEKVEGYDVYFIEKEIVRDIFSSPGMSVGHTVFIRLTDIKYRLWENLQSWRGKNSHEFLLKSGIFHEYQISSKEFQKIIDTYSKIVLYHEIAEQELNSSCWNEMIKKCDNSKTEHILRGILDFVADFSEKGPVHKASLERNKELLSLYILTQGAYQKKILNNVFLQIQQALISEDWQKIEEIRNIEFNRWKNNHKQILEIFKLQGFDGVKTLTDKIFEGGIN, from the coding sequence ATGTTAAATCCAGATTTTTTAAAAACAGTAAGTTTTAATTGCGATGTGTCAGATGCCAATTACTGGGGTTATTTTTCAATCTGCACACTACTACTTCGTCTTAGAGAGCTTTTCAAAATTGAAAGAGGACTTGAACCATGGGATAGGATAAGCAATGATGAGATACTTCCGTGGATTGAAAGAAAAGAAGCAGTCTGGAAAAAGCTTGAAAATGCCTCTTTAATTCCAGTTCAAATTAATGGTAAATTTTATTCACCCTTCGATATTGAAGAAATAAACAGCATTATTGTAAACAATGGCTTTGTTTACGGAGCTGGTTTTGCCTTATTTATGAAACCGAGCTTTTTTATTGGCTTAATTCACAGATTTGAAAAAGTTGAGGGGTATGATGTTTATTTCATTGAAAAAGAAATTGTAAGAGATATCTTTTCCTCGCCAGGGATGAGTGTTGGTCATACAGTTTTCATAAGATTAACAGATATAAAATACAGGTTATGGGAAAATTTGCAGAGCTGGAGGGGGAAAAACAGTCATGAATTTCTCTTAAAATCTGGAATTTTCCATGAATATCAAATTTCTTCTAAGGAATTTCAAAAGATTATTGATACATATTCAAAAATAGTCCTTTATCACGAAATAGCAGAACAGGAATTGAATTCCTCTTGCTGGAATGAAATGATAAAAAAATGTGATAATTCAAAAACAGAACATATCTTAAGAGGAATTTTAGACTTTGTTGCTGATTTCTCAGAAAAAGGACCTGTGCATAAAGCCTCTCTTGAAAGAAATAAAGAGCTTCTCAGTTTATACATACTTACGCAAGGTGCTTATCAAAAGAAGATACTTAACAATGTTTTTTTGCAGATACAACAAGCACTCATCTCAGAGGACTGGCAGAAAATTGAAGAAATAAGAAATATAGAGTTTAACAGATGGAAGAATAATCATAAACAAATACTGGAAATTTTTAAATTGCAAGGCTTTGATGGAGTTAAAACTCTAACTGATAAAATATTTGAAGGAGGAATAAATTGA
- the secA gene encoding preprotein translocase subunit SecA: MVKILEKIFGTKNERELKRYFKIVEEINAIEPEISKLSDEALKAKTEEFKERLSKGESLDDLLREAFAVVREVAKRTLGMRHFDVQLVGGIVLHEGKIAEMKTGEGKTLVATLAAYLNALEGKGVHVVTVNDYLARRDVQWMGPIYNFLGLSVGVIQPDASFVYDPTYRVADKRFDRLRPCSKKQAYAADITYGTNNEFGFDYLRDNMVYNVDELCQRELNYAIVDEVDSILIDEARTPLIISGPSEESTDIYYAVNRIIKYLKPDEDFKLDEKLKTVVLTEQGSRKSEKLLGIDNLYDPSNIQIVHHINQAIRAHYFFKKDVDYVVKDGKVIIVDEFTGRLLPGRRWSDGLHQAIEAKEGLKIEAENQTLATITFQNYFRMYKKLAGMTGTADTEAAEFAEIYNLEVVVIPTHKPMIRIDYPDSVYKTEKAKYEAVVREIEECYKTGRPVLVGTTSIEKSELLSRMLKKKGIPHNVLNAKYHDKEAEIVAQAGRIGAVTIATNMAGRGTDILLGGNPEFLAREMLNGKNYTEEEFTEALKKAKEICEKEHEKVVSLGGLHIIGTERHESRRIDNQLRGRAGRQGDPGSSRFYLSLEDELLRLFGGERLQNLMHFLKIEDDTPIENKMVSKAIENAQKRVEAHNFDIRKHLLKYDDVMNSQRKEIYSFRKEVLESESLKDKVFELLEMEIDELVDFYLSEQDEGIEKLKEQINVRFDIDVDLSNKSKEEIKQYLNEKLKEAYEQKESKVGTQLMRDVEKMIFLHVIDTKWKDHLLAIDHIKEGIGLRGYAQKDPLVEYKKEAFELFEEMSRNIISDILTRLFKIQVREESQVKVQKTQKIQRSGGDGANRPVEKPKKIGRNDPCPCGSGKKYKKCCGKNA, translated from the coding sequence ATGGTAAAAATTCTGGAAAAAATTTTTGGAACAAAGAATGAAAGAGAACTTAAAAGATATTTCAAAATCGTTGAGGAAATCAATGCAATTGAGCCTGAAATTTCCAAGCTTTCCGATGAAGCATTAAAAGCTAAAACTGAAGAATTTAAAGAAAGACTTTCAAAAGGTGAATCCCTTGATGATCTCTTAAGAGAAGCCTTTGCAGTAGTCAGGGAAGTTGCAAAAAGAACTCTTGGAATGCGCCATTTTGATGTTCAGCTTGTGGGTGGAATTGTGCTTCACGAGGGCAAAATTGCAGAAATGAAAACAGGAGAAGGTAAAACCCTTGTTGCAACTCTGGCTGCATATTTAAATGCGCTGGAAGGCAAAGGTGTTCATGTTGTGACAGTTAATGATTATCTTGCAAGAAGAGATGTTCAGTGGATGGGGCCAATTTATAATTTTTTAGGGCTTAGTGTTGGTGTAATTCAGCCTGATGCCTCATTTGTTTATGATCCCACTTACAGAGTTGCTGATAAACGCTTTGACAGGCTTCGCCCTTGCAGTAAAAAACAAGCCTATGCTGCAGACATTACCTATGGAACAAATAATGAATTCGGTTTTGACTATCTCAGAGACAATATGGTTTACAATGTTGATGAACTCTGTCAGAGAGAGCTTAACTATGCAATTGTTGATGAAGTTGACAGTATTCTCATAGATGAAGCAAGAACACCTCTTATTATTTCAGGCCCTTCAGAAGAATCAACGGATATTTACTACGCTGTAAATAGAATTATCAAATACCTGAAACCTGATGAAGACTTCAAACTTGATGAAAAGCTAAAGACAGTGGTTCTTACAGAGCAGGGTTCTCGTAAATCGGAAAAACTACTTGGAATAGACAATCTCTATGATCCTTCTAATATTCAGATAGTGCATCATATTAATCAGGCTATAAGAGCTCATTACTTTTTTAAAAAAGATGTTGACTATGTTGTAAAAGATGGAAAAGTTATTATTGTTGATGAATTTACAGGAAGACTTCTTCCAGGAAGACGCTGGTCTGATGGGCTTCATCAGGCTATTGAGGCAAAGGAAGGATTAAAAATAGAGGCGGAAAATCAAACACTTGCTACAATAACCTTTCAGAATTACTTTAGAATGTATAAAAAACTTGCCGGAATGACAGGAACAGCCGACACAGAAGCAGCTGAGTTTGCAGAGATATACAATCTTGAAGTTGTCGTAATTCCTACCCATAAACCTATGATAAGAATTGATTATCCAGATTCAGTCTATAAAACTGAAAAAGCAAAATACGAAGCAGTTGTAAGAGAAATTGAAGAATGTTATAAAACAGGAAGACCTGTGCTGGTTGGAACAACATCAATAGAAAAGTCTGAACTACTCAGTAGAATGCTTAAGAAAAAGGGAATTCCCCACAATGTTTTAAATGCCAAGTATCATGATAAAGAAGCTGAAATTGTTGCCCAGGCTGGAAGAATTGGTGCTGTAACAATTGCAACAAACATGGCAGGCAGAGGAACGGATATACTTCTTGGTGGAAATCCTGAATTTCTGGCGAGGGAAATGCTTAATGGAAAAAACTACACTGAAGAAGAATTCACAGAGGCTTTAAAAAAAGCCAAGGAAATTTGCGAAAAAGAGCACGAAAAAGTTGTCTCACTTGGTGGTCTTCATATAATTGGTACAGAAAGACATGAATCCCGCAGAATTGACAATCAGCTAAGAGGTAGGGCAGGAAGACAGGGTGATCCTGGTTCTTCCCGTTTTTATCTTTCTCTTGAAGATGAACTTCTGAGGCTTTTTGGTGGAGAAAGACTTCAGAATCTTATGCATTTTTTGAAAATTGAAGATGACACTCCAATAGAAAACAAAATGGTTTCAAAGGCAATTGAAAATGCTCAGAAAAGAGTGGAAGCCCACAACTTTGATATAAGAAAACATCTGCTTAAATATGACGATGTTATGAACAGTCAGAGAAAAGAGATTTATTCTTTCAGAAAAGAAGTTCTTGAAAGTGAATCATTGAAAGATAAAGTTTTTGAACTTCTTGAAATGGAAATTGATGAATTGGTTGATTTTTATTTATCTGAGCAAGATGAAGGGATTGAGAAACTTAAGGAGCAGATAAATGTAAGATTCGATATTGATGTTGATTTAAGCAATAAATCAAAAGAGGAAATAAAACAGTATCTCAATGAAAAACTTAAGGAAGCCTATGAGCAAAAGGAGTCAAAGGTTGGAACTCAATTGATGCGTGATGTGGAAAAGATGATTTTCCTTCATGTTATTGATACAAAGTGGAAGGATCATCTTCTTGCAATAGACCATATTAAAGAAGGGATTGGACTTAGAGGATATGCTCAAAAGGATCCTCTTGTAGAATATAAAAAAGAAGCTTTTGAACTTTTTGAGGAGATGTCACGAAATATAATATCAGACATTCTTACAAGACTGTTTAAAATTCAGGTAAGGGAGGAATCTCAAGTTAAAGTTCAAAAGACACAAAAGATTCAAAGAAGCGGTGGAGATGGCGCGAATAGGCCAGTTGAAAAACCTAAAAAAATAGGACGGAACGATCCCTGTCCATGCGGTAGCGGCAAAAAATATAAAAAATGCTGCGGTAAAAATGCTTGA
- a CDS encoding cupin domain-containing protein — protein sequence MDKKKKQQKYLCELPSVKKIKKSKIIRFKNGAWQGIKSLPYKDKKGNWISIERFPLIKSDSIKFELRYFEIAPGGCSSLEYHKHSHVVICLKGKGKVRLGKKNYILKYLDILYIAPNEIHQLINPFKEPFGFLCIVDSQRDKPVEINE from the coding sequence ATGGATAAGAAAAAAAAGCAACAAAAATATCTTTGTGAACTGCCTTCAGTAAAAAAAATAAAAAAAAGTAAAATAATTAGATTTAAAAATGGAGCATGGCAGGGAATAAAAAGCCTTCCATATAAAGATAAAAAGGGAAACTGGATTTCTATTGAAAGATTTCCTTTAATAAAATCTGATTCAATTAAATTTGAGCTTAGATATTTTGAAATAGCCCCTGGTGGATGCTCCTCTCTTGAGTATCATAAACATTCCCATGTTGTTATATGTCTAAAGGGAAAAGGGAAAGTGCGTCTTGGTAAAAAAAATTACATTTTAAAATATCTTGATATACTCTACATAGCACCTAATGAGATACATCAGCTAATTAATCCTTTTAAGGAGCCTTTTGGATTCCTATGTATTGTTGATTCTCAGCGGGATAAACCTGTTGAAATTAATGAATAA
- a CDS encoding methyl-accepting chemotaxis protein, which yields MFKKIQNLMGSFSLSKKIFIFSMISILIVYSAVAFVIYLQTKSKIENYNVNALKREVNFVKEQIACFDEAAKDSAEKFMKIFQSMLPQGPAAIKPDNSIPDKFTALTGGSVATIFKRQGDDFLRIATSLKKEDGTRAVGTTLDRNHPAYQLLLKGETYIGKATLFGKDYMTKYVPVKDASGSVVGVLFIGFDITKTMKHLKDFIRSIKVGKTGYMYVLDGKGTLIVHPALEGKNMIDSKDAKGREFIKEIVEKKEGVIYYPWKNPGETSARQKVVAYTNYPSWGWIIASGSYVEDIASEVAYIRNLMWAVNIIAAIAVALLIFVVTQRALKPIPDMAQKLEEVAKGDFSTIGFGKGYRTRKDEVGLIARSVIKVEEFTQQLVRNIKNSASILQSVIGALEANIENVKAKTNEQTSQAHQIATAAEQMSQTITDIAKNAALASDLATESMNVAKEGQGLAENSMKTVQSANRSTVELKKTINALNTRVEEIGDIVTVIKDIADQTNLLALNAAIEAARAGEQGRGFAVVADEVRKLAERTIKATEEIAQKITAVQTESKESLKSMDVTAREVAEALKALNEVKKSLNKIAEHSLKVKDQITQIATATEEQSSASDEVARSAERSSMLAQEVKNTTEAVVQEVENLNDVIKRLAEAIRGVKV from the coding sequence ATGTTTAAGAAAATCCAAAATTTAATGGGTTCTTTTTCATTGAGTAAAAAAATATTTATTTTTTCAATGATATCAATTCTTATAGTTTATTCTGCGGTTGCTTTTGTTATTTATTTACAAACAAAATCAAAAATTGAAAATTACAATGTTAATGCTCTGAAGCGTGAGGTAAATTTTGTAAAGGAGCAGATTGCCTGTTTTGATGAAGCTGCTAAGGATTCTGCTGAAAAGTTCATGAAGATTTTTCAAAGTATGCTCCCGCAGGGTCCGGCTGCAATTAAGCCGGATAATTCAATTCCAGACAAGTTTACAGCACTTACAGGTGGTTCAGTTGCAACAATATTTAAAAGACAGGGCGATGATTTTTTAAGAATTGCTACATCACTTAAAAAAGAGGATGGTACAAGAGCAGTTGGAACAACTCTTGACAGAAATCATCCAGCCTATCAATTGCTTTTAAAAGGTGAAACCTATATTGGTAAAGCAACACTTTTTGGAAAAGATTACATGACAAAATATGTTCCTGTTAAGGATGCATCCGGCAGTGTAGTAGGAGTTTTATTCATAGGATTTGATATAACAAAAACAATGAAACATCTTAAAGATTTTATTCGTTCCATTAAAGTTGGAAAAACTGGTTATATGTATGTTCTTGATGGAAAAGGCACACTTATAGTGCATCCTGCCTTAGAAGGTAAAAACATGATAGATTCAAAAGATGCTAAAGGAAGAGAGTTTATAAAAGAAATTGTTGAGAAAAAAGAAGGAGTAATTTATTATCCATGGAAAAATCCAGGAGAAACCTCTGCAAGACAGAAAGTTGTTGCCTATACAAATTATCCTTCATGGGGATGGATAATTGCCTCAGGAAGTTATGTTGAAGATATAGCAAGCGAGGTAGCTTATATAAGAAATCTTATGTGGGCTGTAAATATAATCGCTGCAATAGCAGTAGCCTTGTTAATATTTGTTGTAACACAGAGGGCATTAAAGCCTATACCTGACATGGCACAAAAGCTTGAAGAAGTTGCAAAAGGAGATTTCAGCACAATAGGATTTGGTAAAGGTTACAGAACAAGAAAAGATGAAGTTGGCCTTATTGCAAGGTCTGTTATAAAAGTGGAAGAGTTTACACAGCAACTTGTCCGAAATATTAAAAATTCAGCATCAATACTTCAGTCGGTAATCGGTGCACTGGAGGCAAATATTGAGAATGTCAAAGCAAAAACAAATGAGCAAACTTCACAGGCACATCAGATTGCAACTGCTGCTGAGCAGATGAGTCAGACAATAACAGACATTGCAAAAAATGCTGCATTAGCCTCTGATCTTGCAACTGAAAGTATGAATGTAGCAAAAGAAGGGCAGGGTCTTGCTGAGAATTCAATGAAAACAGTTCAATCAGCAAATCGTTCAACAGTGGAGCTTAAAAAGACTATAAATGCTTTAAACACCAGAGTTGAAGAAATTGGAGATATTGTTACAGTTATTAAAGACATTGCTGATCAAACAAATCTTCTTGCTTTGAATGCAGCAATTGAAGCAGCAAGGGCAGGTGAGCAAGGTCGCGGGTTTGCAGTAGTTGCTGATGAGGTAAGAAAACTTGCAGAGCGAACAATTAAAGCAACTGAAGAAATAGCACAGAAAATAACTGCAGTTCAGACTGAATCAAAAGAAAGTTTAAAAAGCATGGATGTCACTGCCCGTGAAGTAGCCGAAGCCCTGAAAGCATTAAATGAAGTAAAAAAATCATTAAATAAAATTGCTGAGCATTCTTTAAAGGTAAAAGATCAGATAACACAGATAGCAACTGCAACAGAAGAGCAATCGTCAGCCTCTGATGAAGTTGCCCGTTCAGCAGAGCGTTCAAGCATGCTTGCACAGGAAGTGAAAAATACAACAGAGGCGGTGGTACAGGAAGTTGAAAATCTGAATGATGTAATAAAAAGGCTTGCAGAGGCAATTAGAGGTGTAAAAGTTTAG